A region from the Lolium perenne isolate Kyuss_39 chromosome 4, Kyuss_2.0, whole genome shotgun sequence genome encodes:
- the LOC127292076 gene encoding uncharacterized protein: MGRGRSPAPLLVIFAVLLAALPHLAESDSRHHHHHSHVQNRGHGGGDGDDEQVSPTKEAKREWPCCDNCGGCTKSIPPQCQCMDAAPSGCHPACRQCVRSALSVDPPVYQCMDRIKNFCQRRCNAVAAH; encoded by the exons ATGGGGAGAGGAAGAAGCCCGGCGCCGTTGTTGGTAATCTTCGCCGTTCTACTCGCAGCTCTTCCTCACCTCGCCGAATCCGACAGcaggcaccaccaccaccactcccATGTCCAAAACAGAG GGCACGGCGGAGGAGACGGAGATGATGAGCAGGTGTCGCCGACCAAGGAGGCGAAGAGGGAGTGGCCGTGCTGCGACAACTGCGGCGGGTGCACCAAGTCGATCCCGCCGCAGTGCCAGTGCATGGACGCCGCGCCCAGCGGTTGCCACCCGGCGTGCCGGCAGTGCGTCAGGTCCGCCCTCAGCGTCGACCCGCCCGTCTACCAATGCATGGACCGCATCAAAAACTTCTGCCAGCGGCGCTGCAACGCCGTCGCCGCCCACTGA